Proteins from a single region of Candidatus Saccharimonadales bacterium:
- a CDS encoding CTP synthase, which produces METNENMGQKEKYIFVTGGVLSGVGKGITAASIGAVLQAKGAVVSIQKCDPYLNVDAGLLNPAEHGECFVTKDGAETDLDLGHYERFLDLELTQKNATLSGKLLSELIADERAGKFGGQTVQLVPHLTNAIQRAIAKAGKGSDIHIVEIGGTVGDYEGLSFVEAIREFSQKVGRENCLFVHVVYVPFIGTSKEFKTKPAQNALNDLRGFGIVPDSVVVRTDEPAPIGVAKKISLFGGVPEENVLLLPNADTVFRVPLTIAGNGLHKMLTKFSGFTKTPDLSKWEDIIRRQTSKPKKTISIGLVAKYMDNEDTYISVLEALKSAAWSEEVGLKVVWINAETAEDKDFAAVDALLVPGGFGSRGIEGKIAAARYALDNNVPYLGICLGLQVAVIASARKAGLKKANSTEFEDTKQNVVYIMEGQAGKESTGGTLRLGDYPAKLAKGSKLAEIYGANKIVERHRHRYEVNQKFIDDIKKGGLEISGTSPDGKLVEFIEAKDHSYFVATQAHPEFRSRPNRPHPLFAGLIRSVL; this is translated from the coding sequence ATGGAGACGAACGAAAACATGGGACAAAAAGAAAAATACATATTTGTAACTGGGGGTGTGCTCTCGGGGGTAGGAAAGGGCATTACCGCGGCTAGTATAGGTGCTGTCCTACAAGCCAAAGGTGCTGTCGTTTCGATTCAAAAGTGTGACCCGTATCTCAATGTAGATGCGGGCCTTTTGAATCCTGCGGAACATGGCGAATGCTTCGTGACTAAAGATGGCGCCGAAACGGACCTTGACCTAGGCCATTATGAGCGTTTTTTGGATTTGGAATTAACACAGAAAAACGCCACATTATCTGGCAAATTATTATCAGAACTTATTGCGGACGAACGCGCCGGTAAATTCGGAGGCCAGACCGTACAGCTTGTGCCACACTTAACGAATGCTATTCAACGGGCGATAGCAAAAGCCGGCAAGGGAAGTGATATTCACATTGTCGAAATTGGCGGGACCGTGGGTGACTACGAAGGCCTTAGCTTTGTCGAGGCAATTCGTGAATTTTCACAAAAAGTCGGCCGCGAGAACTGTTTATTCGTTCACGTTGTCTACGTGCCGTTTATTGGCACGAGCAAAGAATTTAAAACCAAGCCTGCGCAAAATGCGCTGAATGATCTTCGCGGGTTTGGAATCGTACCAGACAGTGTTGTCGTTCGTACCGACGAACCAGCGCCAATTGGCGTTGCTAAGAAAATCAGCTTATTTGGTGGTGTTCCCGAAGAGAACGTACTGCTGCTGCCCAATGCCGATACGGTATTTCGTGTCCCGCTTACAATCGCTGGAAACGGCCTGCACAAAATGCTTACAAAATTCTCTGGCTTTACAAAAACTCCGGATCTATCTAAATGGGAAGATATCATTAGACGCCAGACAAGTAAGCCTAAAAAGACTATTTCAATTGGCCTTGTCGCAAAATATATGGACAACGAAGACACGTACATTTCCGTTCTGGAAGCGCTAAAAAGTGCGGCCTGGAGCGAAGAAGTTGGCCTAAAAGTGGTGTGGATTAATGCCGAAACAGCCGAGGATAAGGATTTTGCCGCCGTCGATGCTCTTTTGGTTCCCGGCGGTTTTGGATCGCGTGGTATTGAAGGTAAAATTGCCGCAGCGCGTTACGCACTGGATAATAACGTTCCATACCTCGGGATTTGTTTGGGTTTGCAGGTAGCGGTCATAGCTAGTGCTAGGAAGGCTGGCTTAAAAAAGGCAAATAGCACAGAATTTGAAGATACCAAGCAGAACGTTGTATACATCATGGAAGGACAGGCAGGTAAAGAATCCACAGGCGGAACCCTTCGTCTTGGGGACTATCCGGCAAAACTCGCAAAGGGATCAAAACTGGCAGAAATTTATGGTGCGAACAAAATAGTTGAGCGACATCGCCATCGTTATGAGGTGAACCAAAAATTTATAGATGATATTAAAAAGGGCGGCTTAGAAATTAGCGGCACCTCGCCAGACGGTAAGCTGGTTGAATTTATTGAGGCAAAAGATCACTCGTACTTCGTGGCAACTCAGGCTCACCCTGAATTTCGCTCCAGGCCTAATAGGCCTCATCCGCTTTTTGCTGGTCTTATTCGGAGTGTGCTTTAG
- a CDS encoding MscL family protein, with the protein MAENKSVNSSKAAIAKAHAKAIKEHGTNHVGGFVTFVREQGVVGLAVGLAVGTAAGSAVKSIVDGLINPIVGFIIGGVDLSKLKWVVVAPNAQGDGGLAFAWGAILSAIITLLATALVIYQLIHLAKLDRIDKKKE; encoded by the coding sequence ATGGCAGAAAATAAATCAGTAAATTCATCCAAAGCGGCAATCGCCAAAGCACACGCAAAAGCAATTAAAGAGCATGGAACAAATCACGTAGGCGGGTTTGTGACCTTTGTCCGTGAACAAGGTGTCGTCGGTCTAGCGGTTGGTCTAGCGGTGGGTACTGCAGCGGGCAGCGCGGTTAAATCAATCGTTGACGGCCTCATCAACCCGATTGTCGGGTTTATAATCGGCGGGGTAGATCTAAGTAAATTAAAATGGGTCGTCGTTGCGCCGAACGCACAAGGAGATGGCGGTCTTGCTTTTGCTTGGGGAGCAATCCTGTCGGCTATTATTACCCTGCTTGCGACAGCGCTTGTGATTTACCAGTTAATTCATCTTGCCAAGTTAGACCGTATTGATAAAAAGAAAGAGTAG
- the rpoD gene encoding RNA polymerase sigma factor RpoD, which produces MAKDDIIAPVEEEDDSNKVIDSSGGPLSDIDEPAIDELVDEEDTDEDTLNSGQYFDDVSDDSVRLYLREIGKIPLLNAEEELALAQRVVAGEKKAKDKMAEANMRLVVSIAKRYSGRGLDFLDLIQEGNTGLLRAVEKFDPDKGFKFSTYATWWIRQAITRAIADQARTIRIPVHMVETINKLLRTQRRMTQELNREPTIEELGKELEMEPEKVEYVIKIKQDITSLDAGVGRDGEDEDSVLGDFIEDEDGATPEESATSQLLKEQVQAVLSTLSEREQKIVKMRFGLENGKSHTLEEVGQEFAVTRERIRQIEAKALAKLRKHKDAKKLHEYLG; this is translated from the coding sequence GTGGCCAAAGATGATATTATCGCACCCGTCGAAGAAGAAGATGACAGCAATAAAGTAATCGATTCAAGCGGCGGCCCGCTAAGCGACATCGACGAACCTGCAATCGATGAACTTGTCGACGAAGAAGACACTGATGAAGATACGCTAAACAGCGGCCAGTATTTTGACGATGTGAGTGACGACAGTGTTCGTCTGTACCTTCGTGAAATTGGTAAAATCCCACTACTAAACGCAGAAGAAGAACTTGCCCTTGCCCAGCGCGTTGTTGCTGGTGAAAAAAAGGCTAAAGACAAAATGGCCGAGGCAAACATGCGTCTTGTCGTTTCAATCGCCAAGCGCTATTCAGGCCGTGGCCTGGATTTTCTTGATCTTATCCAAGAGGGAAACACGGGACTGTTACGTGCCGTTGAAAAATTCGACCCGGACAAGGGATTTAAATTTAGTACCTACGCAACCTGGTGGATTCGCCAGGCTATTACCCGTGCGATTGCCGACCAGGCACGAACCATTCGTATCCCAGTACACATGGTAGAAACAATTAACAAATTGCTTCGTACCCAACGCCGCATGACACAGGAGCTTAACCGCGAACCAACCATCGAAGAGCTTGGCAAAGAACTCGAGATGGAACCTGAAAAAGTTGAATACGTTATTAAAATCAAGCAGGACATTACGTCGCTTGATGCTGGCGTTGGCCGCGACGGTGAAGACGAAGACAGCGTTCTTGGTGACTTTATCGAAGACGAAGACGGTGCAACCCCAGAAGAGTCTGCGACTTCGCAGCTGCTAAAAGAACAAGTCCAAGCAGTTCTATCAACACTTTCCGAACGCGAACAAAAGATCGTTAAAATGCGTTTTGGCCTAGAAAACGGCAAATCGCATACGCTCGAAGAAGTTGGCCAGGAATTTGCGGTTACCCGCGAGCGTATCCGTCAAATCGAAGCAAAAGCACTTGCGAAACTTCGCAAACATAAAGATGCTAAAAAACTTCACGAATACTTAGGTTAG
- the dnaG gene encoding DNA primase, whose protein sequence is MQDAKEEVRAKLNIEDVVGEYVQLKRAGRNFKGLSPFSGEKTPSFFVSPDKHIWHDFSSNKGGDVFSFIMEVEGMDFRQALEHLARKAGVDLSIYESSGSRDLAQRKKRLHQANDLAAIYYQQSLLKNQHALEYVFKKRGLSKKIVEDFRIGYAPTSGDALVRFLDKKGFSKKEVTDAGLTNRFGSDMFRGRMMVPLMDATGQVIGFTARIIDDDPNAPKYLNTSQTLLYDKGRHVFGLSQAKEAIRTNDYAVIVEGNLDVVSSHQAGVLPVVASAGTAMTDNHLRALRRLTGNVRLAFDGDKAGIAATERAIPIASEVGVELTIITLPGDAKDPDELIQQDVTLWKQAIESSQPAVDWILDQYSQREDITTAAGKRNFTTAALNVVRGLKDAVEQDHYEKKIADMIGSSLDAVKAKLTSIAPLDQAPKRKPIASSAGSIAQDISAYQDNLLSVAMIDAPSQELFVHTDPEIFAGQERRAIAKYLATHAGSILKTTPTELLNFDTYVKILLLKADARYADWNDQDRYFETARLLRQVANEHKKQTQEQLTNQLREAESAGDDAKALELRSQLNTLIKEITRGQR, encoded by the coding sequence ATGCAGGATGCCAAAGAAGAGGTTAGGGCGAAACTCAATATCGAGGACGTCGTTGGCGAATACGTACAGCTTAAACGCGCCGGACGTAACTTCAAGGGACTTAGCCCGTTTAGCGGCGAGAAAACCCCTAGCTTTTTTGTCAGTCCCGACAAACATATTTGGCATGATTTTTCTTCAAACAAGGGCGGCGATGTGTTCAGCTTTATCATGGAAGTCGAAGGAATGGACTTCCGCCAGGCGCTCGAACATTTAGCGAGAAAAGCAGGCGTCGATCTAAGCATTTACGAATCTTCGGGAAGCCGCGACTTGGCGCAGCGTAAAAAACGTTTGCACCAAGCGAATGACTTGGCGGCAATCTATTACCAGCAGAGTTTACTGAAAAACCAGCACGCACTTGAATATGTGTTTAAAAAACGAGGGCTATCTAAAAAAATCGTCGAGGATTTCAGAATTGGCTACGCGCCTACTAGCGGTGATGCTTTGGTGCGTTTTTTAGACAAGAAAGGCTTTTCTAAAAAAGAAGTTACTGACGCGGGACTGACGAATCGTTTTGGTAGCGATATGTTCCGCGGCCGTATGATGGTGCCACTGATGGACGCTACAGGGCAGGTGATTGGTTTTACCGCCCGAATTATCGACGACGATCCAAACGCGCCGAAATACTTAAACACGTCGCAAACGCTTCTCTATGATAAAGGTCGTCACGTATTTGGTCTTTCGCAGGCAAAAGAAGCAATCCGAACGAACGACTACGCGGTGATCGTTGAAGGAAACCTGGATGTCGTCAGTAGTCACCAGGCAGGCGTTCTGCCGGTTGTCGCATCAGCCGGAACGGCCATGACGGATAATCACCTGAGGGCGCTCCGGCGCTTAACGGGCAACGTTAGATTAGCATTTGATGGCGATAAGGCGGGAATTGCGGCTACCGAACGCGCAATTCCGATTGCCAGCGAAGTTGGCGTAGAACTCACGATTATTACTTTGCCAGGTGATGCCAAAGACCCCGACGAGCTTATTCAGCAAGACGTGACGCTATGGAAGCAAGCTATCGAATCGTCACAACCTGCCGTTGATTGGATTCTAGATCAATATAGCCAGCGCGAAGATATCACAACCGCAGCGGGTAAGCGTAATTTCACGACGGCTGCGCTAAACGTCGTACGCGGACTAAAAGATGCGGTTGAACAGGATCATTATGAGAAAAAAATCGCCGACATGATTGGCTCGTCATTAGATGCAGTCAAAGCAAAGTTAACGTCGATTGCTCCACTTGACCAAGCACCCAAACGAAAACCAATCGCTTCGTCAGCAGGATCGATAGCTCAAGATATATCCGCCTACCAAGATAATTTATTGTCTGTTGCGATGATCGATGCTCCTAGCCAGGAATTATTCGTTCATACGGATCCAGAAATTTTTGCAGGGCAGGAGCGCAGGGCAATAGCAAAATACCTCGCGACTCATGCAGGTTCAATTTTAAAAACAACCCCTACGGAATTGCTAAACTTCGATACGTATGTTAAAATACTACTATTAAAGGCCGACGCCCGATATGCTGACTGGAACGACCAAGATCGTTACTTCGAAACAGCACGGTTGCTCCGCCAAGTAGCAAATGAACACAAGAAACAAACCCAAGAACAATTAACAAATCAGTTGCGTGAGGCTGAAAGTGCGGGCGATGACGCAAAAGCGTTAGAACTGCGCTCACAGCTGAACACACTTATAAAGGAGATAACTCGTGGCCAAAGATGA
- the argS gene encoding arginine--tRNA ligase: protein MENNLANCIKELYQLDIEPTVTRPDPEFGDYATNVAMQLAKPLGKNPREIAEEIAGKLRQTNEFSEVTIAGPGFINLRIAAKQLASRLDQEWSEVYGENTDGAGKTVVVEYPSPNMAKPYSIGHLRPGNQGWAVKRLMEASGWKVITDNHLGDYGAPFGIWVVGFLKFSSDDALTKGGVYELGRIYIETKKALKEEKERGETELANQVQDWLVKLENGDEEAAGYSKRFNEISLTHIHEIMKRLKISTDNELGEAFFAPKGKEAVQKLLDSGVAVKNDDGSIIVPLDEFGFDVPLLVQKSNGTALYATTDLATILYREENWHPDRVIYAVGSEQQFYFTQLFAMAKKLGIHTELIHLWFGMIDQLNEDGVREKMSSRKGVVLMEELLNTAEAKAHEIVEGRDVSEDDVKKIALGAIKFSDFAADRRTNILFDWDHIFALTGFSGPYIQYAAVRVNKIISDNVTDENVSFDDYDYEAEKAVLAKLLEYPDAVSLAARDLEPHKVATYLYELAREMNRYYEQTPVALPNVSDSEKAARLQLLKKVSHVFMHGLSLLGIEVPSRM from the coding sequence ATGGAAAATAATCTAGCCAACTGCATTAAGGAACTATATCAACTCGATATAGAACCGACCGTTACGCGTCCTGATCCGGAATTTGGGGATTATGCGACAAATGTAGCAATGCAATTGGCAAAACCGCTTGGCAAAAATCCACGGGAAATTGCCGAAGAGATTGCTGGCAAATTACGCCAAACTAATGAATTTTCAGAAGTGACAATTGCCGGCCCCGGCTTTATTAACTTACGTATCGCGGCAAAGCAATTAGCATCGCGTCTTGATCAGGAATGGAGTGAGGTTTACGGGGAAAACACCGATGGCGCCGGTAAAACAGTTGTCGTTGAATACCCAAGCCCAAACATGGCAAAACCATATAGTATCGGGCATTTGCGACCGGGCAACCAAGGCTGGGCTGTTAAACGCTTGATGGAAGCGTCGGGCTGGAAAGTTATCACTGATAATCACTTAGGCGATTACGGAGCCCCGTTTGGTATTTGGGTTGTTGGTTTTTTGAAATTCAGTAGTGATGACGCGCTAACCAAAGGCGGCGTTTATGAACTTGGTCGAATTTATATCGAAACCAAAAAAGCCTTGAAGGAAGAGAAAGAGCGCGGTGAAACTGAACTAGCTAATCAAGTACAGGATTGGCTGGTTAAACTTGAAAATGGTGACGAAGAGGCTGCCGGCTACAGCAAGCGTTTTAACGAGATTTCCTTAACGCATATCCATGAAATTATGAAACGTCTAAAGATTTCGACAGATAATGAATTAGGCGAGGCATTTTTTGCACCAAAAGGAAAAGAAGCCGTTCAAAAATTGCTCGACAGCGGTGTTGCCGTAAAGAACGATGACGGTTCGATTATCGTTCCGCTTGATGAATTCGGATTTGACGTACCGCTGCTGGTGCAAAAATCAAACGGTACGGCGCTGTATGCGACGACTGACCTTGCAACGATTTTATACCGCGAAGAGAACTGGCATCCGGATCGTGTTATTTATGCCGTGGGTAGTGAACAACAATTTTACTTCACGCAGCTATTCGCGATGGCGAAAAAACTCGGTATTCACACTGAACTTATACATCTATGGTTTGGCATGATTGACCAATTAAACGAGGATGGCGTTCGCGAAAAAATGAGCAGCCGAAAAGGTGTGGTCCTGATGGAAGAGCTGCTAAATACGGCCGAAGCCAAGGCGCATGAAATTGTTGAGGGCCGTGATGTCAGTGAAGACGACGTAAAAAAGATTGCCCTTGGTGCAATTAAGTTTAGTGACTTTGCTGCTGATCGCCGGACTAATATTTTATTCGACTGGGATCATATCTTCGCGCTGACTGGATTTAGCGGACCATATATCCAGTACGCCGCGGTACGGGTAAATAAGATTATTTCGGATAACGTGACTGATGAAAACGTATCTTTTGACGATTATGATTATGAAGCTGAGAAAGCCGTGCTCGCAAAACTTTTGGAATATCCGGACGCAGTCAGCTTGGCTGCCCGCGATTTAGAACCGCATAAAGTCGCGACGTATCTATACGAACTAGCGCGTGAAATGAACCGCTATTACGAACAAACGCCAGTAGCCCTACCAAACGTATCTGACAGTGAAAAAGCAGCTCGTTTGCAGCTTCTAAAAAAAGTAAGCCACGTGTTTATGCACGGGCTCAGTTTGCTTGGTATCGAAGTTCCTTCAAGAATGTAA
- a CDS encoding AAA family ATPase gives MKHHENVKIIALVGLTGSGKSTAVDYLTEKGYPKVYFGGIIYQAMKDAGIEITFESQKEFREKIREEEGKDFVVKRAIKQARDLIASGQHRIVLDGIYSWTEYKLVKHEFPGELTVAAIIAPKHQRKSRLAIRAERPLTSSEVDQRDWAEIENLEKGGPIAIADYFITNNGDLEHMQKQIDDILTHIDF, from the coding sequence ATGAAACATCACGAAAACGTTAAAATCATCGCGCTTGTTGGCCTGACAGGCAGCGGAAAAAGTACGGCTGTCGATTATTTGACCGAGAAAGGCTACCCGAAAGTTTACTTCGGCGGAATCATCTATCAAGCAATGAAGGACGCTGGCATTGAAATTACCTTTGAAAGCCAAAAGGAGTTCCGCGAAAAAATCCGCGAAGAAGAAGGCAAAGATTTTGTCGTTAAACGCGCGATCAAGCAGGCACGTGATCTGATCGCATCGGGACAACACCGTATTGTTTTAGATGGTATTTACTCTTGGACCGAATACAAACTCGTGAAGCATGAGTTCCCCGGCGAGTTAACCGTTGCAGCGATTATTGCGCCAAAACATCAGCGTAAAAGCCGCTTGGCTATTCGCGCAGAACGTCCGCTTACTTCATCTGAAGTTGACCAGCGTGACTGGGCAGAAATTGAGAACCTCGAAAAAGGTGGTCCGATTGCTATTGCCGATTATTTCATTACCAACAATGGTGACCTTGAACATATGCAAAAGCAGATTGACGACATCCTGACGCACATCGACTTCTAA
- the orn gene encoding oligoribonuclease, whose protein sequence is MTKNAKILWVDLEMTGLDAENDLILEVAAIATNWDFNEIATFEGIVKNENMTLEERIATNSVFWDANPAARDGLKAQNGDGKDLQVIEEDLLKFIKKHFDDEKPVLLGGNSIHMDRRFITAQWPRLDARLHYRMLDVSAWKVVFEGKFKKKFAKPEEHRALGDIRGSIMELEYYLKKLKV, encoded by the coding sequence ATGACTAAAAACGCAAAAATCCTCTGGGTTGATCTAGAGATGACCGGCCTTGATGCTGAAAATGATCTTATTTTAGAAGTTGCCGCCATTGCAACCAATTGGGATTTTAATGAAATCGCGACGTTTGAAGGTATCGTTAAAAACGAAAATATGACGCTTGAAGAACGTATCGCGACTAATAGTGTCTTCTGGGATGCAAATCCTGCGGCACGCGATGGACTAAAAGCACAAAACGGTGACGGCAAAGACCTACAGGTAATTGAAGAAGACCTACTGAAATTTATCAAAAAGCACTTCGACGACGAAAAACCTGTTCTACTGGGCGGAAATTCAATTCATATGGACCGCCGGTTTATTACTGCGCAGTGGCCACGGCTAGATGCCCGGCTTCATTACCGTATGCTCGATGTGAGCGCGTGGAAGGTTGTATTTGAAGGCAAATTTAAAAAGAAGTTTGCTAAACCCGAAGAACACCGTGCGCTTGGCGACATTCGCGGCAGCATCATGGAACTTGAATATTATCTAAAGAAATTAAAAGTGTAG
- a CDS encoding MmcQ/YjbR family DNA-binding protein yields MTHKELEKYLLDFPNTWLDFPFGEGTSVYKVGDKEADEGKLFAIISDDSKPLRVSLKCDPQLAETLREKYETVVPGYHLNKKHWNTIICSGQLSDMEIKDLARHSYQLVSGTNY; encoded by the coding sequence ATGACCCATAAAGAACTTGAAAAATACTTACTCGATTTTCCAAACACCTGGCTGGATTTTCCATTTGGTGAGGGCACATCTGTATACAAAGTCGGGGATAAGGAAGCTGACGAGGGCAAGCTATTCGCAATTATCAGTGACGACAGCAAACCGCTTCGTGTCAGTTTGAAATGCGACCCGCAACTAGCCGAAACATTACGTGAAAAATACGAGACAGTCGTACCGGGATATCACCTGAACAAAAAACATTGGAACACGATTATTTGTTCAGGCCAGCTTAGCGACATGGAAATAAAAGATCTTGCACGCCACAGTTACCAGTTAGTATCCGGCACTAACTATTAA
- a CDS encoding prepilin-type N-terminal cleavage/methylation domain-containing protein has translation MKISKSGFTLVELLVVLVVIGILASVVIVSFNNIQAKSRDAERISDLQNIADAISSYRAKYGNDISTGSGCGDLGNGSGWFNLQNATYPKAILTCLTEKAYLTTAFIDPFGCTTTTEAVSATCRRQGYAYMKFTSGSGDTSVTCVYAKLEASGSTSDLTSANPCTAASSSTVATSFGMNYAVLVK, from the coding sequence ATGAAGATAAGCAAAAGCGGTTTCACGTTAGTCGAGCTACTTGTCGTTCTTGTTGTTATCGGAATTTTAGCCAGTGTTGTTATTGTTTCGTTTAATAACATTCAGGCAAAATCACGTGACGCCGAACGCATATCTGACTTACAAAATATCGCGGATGCTATTTCGTCGTATCGTGCAAAATATGGAAATGATATCAGTACCGGTAGCGGCTGCGGCGATCTAGGCAATGGTAGCGGATGGTTCAACCTTCAAAATGCGACGTACCCTAAAGCGATCCTGACATGCCTTACCGAAAAGGCTTATCTGACTACTGCGTTTATTGATCCGTTCGGATGCACGACCACGACCGAAGCAGTCTCGGCGACATGTAGACGGCAAGGATACGCCTACATGAAATTTACCTCTGGTAGTGGCGATACAAGCGTTACCTGTGTCTACGCCAAATTAGAAGCAAGCGGTAGCACCTCTGACTTAACGAGCGCCAATCCTTGCACCGCTGCATCGTCCAGTACCGTAGCGACAAGCTTCGGTATGAACTACGCTGTTTTAGTTAAGTAA
- the msrB gene encoding peptide-methionine (R)-S-oxide reductase MsrB, with protein sequence MVKKTDKEWREILSPEQFKVLRKKATEAPFSGEYDGLYADGVYACAACGQVLFDSTTKFDAHCGWPSFYDAKPDAVVFTTDDSHGMNRTEVTCNNCGSHLGHIFEGEGLDIPTDQRYCINSLSLKFTPKK encoded by the coding sequence ATGGTGAAAAAAACCGACAAAGAGTGGCGCGAAATCCTCTCGCCTGAACAGTTCAAAGTGCTTCGTAAAAAAGCAACCGAAGCGCCATTTAGCGGTGAGTACGATGGGCTGTATGCCGACGGGGTCTATGCATGCGCCGCTTGCGGACAGGTGCTCTTCGACAGCACGACGAAATTTGACGCACATTGTGGCTGGCCAAGTTTTTATGATGCCAAACCAGATGCTGTTGTGTTTACTACCGATGATAGCCATGGCATGAACCGAACCGAAGTGACGTGCAATAACTGCGGAAGCCACTTAGGCCATATCTTTGAAGGGGAAGGACTAGACATACCCACCGATCAAAGATACTGTATTAATTCGCTTAGCCTGAAATTCACGCCTAAGAAATAG
- a CDS encoding serine hydrolase, whose amino-acid sequence MIDAPIDNTNLAQATTRQDAKHQDASWYAKRLILKLQLAQQVRENEKLGIDTSAIVYDLTDNQPVYSHNANYEHYAASISKLFVTSLLLKDLREGKTTLDTQVSWDASDRRAGAGVYDSDSSPLTGTVRDVLFDMLNHSGNTAVRIIVNKVLGGADAVNARYEQDYPNLKVTKLQPVAGTSGFLLGYTTPAETNFMVDYLYKQDDAYAASVKNALATNIFDDYGPRSQVKDKENITVIDKQGQLNDPEGNNRHDVGVIENAKNGHKLRYVLMTTNYEQPAGTITNSATMSLQAFGRDLLRFEGDRAPRPQEDAMPQLKAAPQEVQNGRMVY is encoded by the coding sequence ATGATCGACGCACCAATAGATAACACCAATTTAGCTCAAGCAACAACCCGTCAGGACGCAAAACACCAAGATGCTTCTTGGTATGCAAAACGTCTTATTCTAAAACTTCAATTGGCTCAGCAAGTACGGGAAAATGAAAAATTAGGAATCGATACAAGCGCTATCGTGTACGACCTAACCGACAACCAGCCCGTTTATTCGCACAACGCCAATTATGAACATTATGCAGCAAGTATTAGTAAACTTTTCGTAACGTCGTTACTCCTAAAAGACCTGCGCGAAGGTAAGACGACGCTGGATACCCAGGTAAGCTGGGATGCAAGCGACCGCCGCGCGGGGGCGGGCGTGTATGACTCGGACAGTTCACCGTTGACGGGTACAGTCCGTGATGTCTTATTCGACATGCTTAATCATTCGGGCAATACTGCGGTGCGAATTATTGTCAACAAAGTGCTGGGTGGTGCGGATGCGGTAAACGCCCGCTATGAGCAAGATTACCCAAATCTGAAGGTGACGAAACTGCAACCCGTAGCGGGAACATCAGGCTTCTTGCTTGGCTATACGACACCTGCCGAAACGAACTTTATGGTTGATTATCTCTACAAGCAAGACGATGCCTATGCGGCATCCGTCAAAAACGCGCTTGCAACGAATATCTTTGACGATTACGGGCCACGTAGCCAGGTAAAAGACAAAGAAAACATCACGGTGATTGATAAACAAGGCCAGTTAAATGATCCGGAGGGAAATAATCGTCACGATGTTGGGGTTATTGAAAATGCCAAGAATGGCCATAAGCTCCGGTACGTACTTATGACGACTAACTATGAGCAGCCGGCAGGTACGATAACCAATAGCGCAACAATGTCCCTGCAGGCATTTGGACGAGATTTGCTAAGGTTCGAGGGTGACCGTGCGCCACGTCCACAAGAAGACGCAATGCCACAGCTTAAAGCAGCTCCGCAAGAAGTCCAAAACGGCCGCATGGTCTACTAA